The following proteins are encoded in a genomic region of Tenacibaculum sp. 190524A05c:
- a CDS encoding DASH family cryptochrome — translation MQKSKTAVVWFTNNLRIYDNKVLSEACANYDKVIGVYCYNPRHYKTDQFGFKKTEKYRAKFTIESVEDLYKNLKSLNISLFLCYEHPQLFLPQFCLTHNADALFFQREFTSEETTEIQHLRSSIPEQIEVFEYYDQLLFEPENIPFKIHQTPQIFTDFRKKVEKYGTINEVIIPIKKEESNLIQQTTKFYTLKDLGFEDFEVLAYSAFPFKGGETAANQRLQEYFFETEKLSFYKKTRNGLLGKDYSSKFSSWLSNGCISAKTIYWQIKKYEKTITKNQSTYWLIFELIWRDFFKYLSLKHGNSLFKQSGIKKVEYEWKNKQDLINKWINGETEEPFVNANMIELKQTGWMSNRGRQNVASYFAKELLLDWRIGAAYFESMLIDYDVHSNYGNWQYVAGVGNDPRDRKFNVKLQAERYDSNRKFQQTWLQPMLF, via the coding sequence ATGCAGAAGTCAAAAACAGCAGTAGTTTGGTTTACAAACAATTTAAGAATTTATGATAATAAAGTGCTTTCAGAAGCATGTGCTAACTATGATAAAGTTATTGGTGTTTATTGTTACAACCCAAGACATTATAAAACGGATCAATTTGGTTTTAAAAAAACAGAAAAATATAGAGCAAAATTTACAATTGAATCTGTTGAAGATTTATATAAAAATTTAAAATCGTTAAACATTTCTCTCTTCTTATGTTATGAGCATCCGCAACTATTTTTGCCACAATTTTGTCTGACGCATAACGCGGATGCTCTTTTTTTTCAAAGAGAATTTACAAGTGAAGAAACAACTGAAATACAACATTTAAGATCATCAATTCCAGAGCAGATTGAGGTGTTTGAGTACTATGACCAGTTATTATTTGAACCGGAAAATATTCCATTCAAAATTCATCAAACACCTCAAATTTTTACTGATTTCAGAAAAAAAGTAGAGAAGTACGGCACAATTAACGAAGTAATTATCCCGATAAAAAAAGAGGAGTCTAACCTTATTCAACAAACAACTAAATTCTATACGCTAAAAGATTTAGGATTTGAAGATTTCGAAGTGCTAGCATATTCAGCTTTTCCTTTTAAAGGTGGCGAAACAGCTGCTAACCAAAGATTGCAGGAGTATTTCTTTGAAACTGAGAAATTATCATTTTACAAGAAAACTCGTAACGGTTTATTAGGTAAAGATTATAGTTCAAAATTCTCTTCTTGGTTATCTAATGGTTGTATATCAGCCAAAACTATTTACTGGCAAATAAAGAAATATGAAAAAACTATTACAAAAAATCAATCTACATATTGGTTGATTTTTGAGCTAATTTGGAGAGATTTCTTTAAGTATTTGTCATTAAAACATGGTAATAGTTTATTCAAACAAAGCGGTATTAAAAAGGTTGAATACGAATGGAAGAATAAACAAGACCTCATTAATAAATGGATAAATGGTGAAACAGAAGAACCATTTGTTAATGCGAATATGATCGAACTGAAACAAACGGGCTGGATGAGTAACAGAGGTAGACAGAATGTTGCATCATATTTCGCTAAGGAATTATTACTGGATTGGAGAATAGGAGCTGCCTATTTTGAAAGCATGTTGATTGATTATGATGTACATAGTAACTATGGTAATTGGCAATATGTGGCAGGAGTAGGAAATGATCCCAGAGATAGAAAGTTTAACGTAAAACTACAAGCTGAACGCTATGATTCAAACCGTAAATTTCAGCAAACGTGGTTACAACCAATGTTATTTTAA
- a CDS encoding DUF2256 domain-containing protein gives MRGEKKQHLPTKICLTCNRPFTWRKKWERDWEHVKYCSKKCRSQKQQ, from the coding sequence ATGAGAGGAGAAAAAAAACAACATTTGCCCACAAAAATTTGTCTCACTTGTAATAGACCTTTTACTTGGAGAAAGAAATGGGAAAGAGATTGGGAACATGTTAAATATTGTAGTAAGAAATGCAGAAGTCAAAAACAGCAGTAG
- a CDS encoding SDR family oxidoreductase has translation MKILITGTTGYIAKRLVLRLLEDNHELICCVRDLNRIPDEIENKENIEFLKIDFLEDETISFPEDIDAAYYLIHSMSTSSENFESLEKKCASKFKELIEKTNCKQVVYLSGIVNDSSLSKHLQSRLQVEQLLKSQSYALTTFRAGIIVGSGSASFEIIRDIVEKLPVMVTPKWLNTKTQPIAIRDVLSFLVKALGNEKVLNKSFDICGPEVLTYKEMLLEFGKVRGLKRYILTLPVLTPRLSSYWLYFVTSTSFNLAKALVDSMKVEVIAKPSNINKILGIDPITYKEAVSLAFQKIEQNAVISSWKDAISSGVFRDQLSKHIRMPQFGCFKDVRSRQIINEDITIDKIWSIGGDTGWYSFTWLWKIRGYVDKLVGGVGLRRGRTHSTYLEPGDPLDFWRVLLADKEEKRLLLFAEMKLPGEAWLEFKIVKNQLFQRAVFRPKGIWGRLYWYAVLPFHAFVFNGMIDALVSDK, from the coding sequence ATGAAAATTTTAATCACAGGAACAACTGGCTATATTGCCAAACGACTAGTTCTAAGATTGTTAGAAGACAATCATGAACTAATATGTTGTGTCCGTGATTTAAATAGAATACCAGATGAAATCGAGAATAAGGAGAATATTGAATTCTTAAAGATTGATTTTCTAGAAGACGAAACAATATCATTTCCAGAGGATATTGACGCGGCTTATTATTTAATCCATTCAATGTCTACAAGTTCTGAGAATTTTGAAAGTCTAGAAAAGAAGTGTGCTTCTAAATTCAAAGAATTAATTGAAAAGACCAATTGTAAACAAGTAGTTTACTTAAGTGGAATTGTTAATGATAGTTCCTTATCTAAACATTTACAATCTCGATTACAGGTTGAACAATTATTAAAATCTCAATCCTATGCCTTAACCACATTTAGAGCAGGAATTATTGTAGGAAGTGGAAGCGCTTCTTTTGAAATTATACGAGATATTGTAGAAAAGTTACCTGTAATGGTTACACCAAAATGGCTGAATACCAAAACGCAACCCATAGCTATTCGAGATGTGTTGAGTTTTTTAGTCAAGGCACTTGGTAACGAAAAAGTGTTGAATAAATCCTTTGATATCTGTGGTCCAGAAGTATTAACATACAAGGAAATGCTTTTAGAATTTGGAAAAGTACGAGGACTTAAACGTTACATATTAACGCTTCCTGTCTTAACACCTCGATTGTCATCCTATTGGCTCTATTTTGTAACATCCACTTCTTTCAATTTAGCGAAAGCCTTAGTGGATAGTATGAAGGTAGAAGTTATTGCTAAGCCCAGTAATATTAATAAGATACTTGGAATAGATCCAATTACTTACAAAGAAGCAGTATCATTGGCTTTTCAAAAAATAGAACAGAATGCAGTAATATCAAGTTGGAAAGATGCCATAAGTAGTGGTGTGTTTAGAGATCAGTTGAGTAAGCATATTAGAATGCCTCAGTTTGGATGTTTTAAAGATGTTCGATCAAGACAAATTATAAACGAAGATATCACTATAGATAAAATTTGGTCGATAGGTGGAGATACTGGATGGTATAGTTTTACATGGCTCTGGAAAATTAGAGGTTATGTAGATAAATTGGTTGGTGGAGTCGGTCTTAGAAGAGGACGTACCCATAGCACCTATTTAGAACCCGGTGATCCACTAGACTTTTGGCGCGTATTATTAGCTGATAAAGAAGAGAAGCGATTATTACTATTTGCTGAAATGAAATTACCGGGAGAAGCTTGGTTGGAATTTAAGATTGTTAAAAATCAATTGTTTCAAAGAGCGGTTTTTAGACCAAAAGGTATTTGGGGGCGACTATACTGGTATGCCGTATTACCATTTCACGCATTTGTATTTAATGGAATGATAGATGCTTTAGTGTCTGATAAATGA
- a CDS encoding flavin reductase family protein — translation MKFFDQHSISNFDRIHRINLMNSLSGYKSANLLGTVSEDGQENVAVFSSIVHLGSNPPVLGFILRPTTVPRNTYENIKNTGFYTVNHICKEITAQAHHTSAKYDKSISEFDMTNLTPEYKNDFYAPFVKECPVQIGMKYLEEYYIKANDTIMVVGEIQFFYVNDDMYSEQDGFLDLAKGNVATINGLDAYAVPESNTRYEYQRPKKVTDKV, via the coding sequence ATGAAGTTTTTTGACCAACATAGCATATCGAATTTTGACAGAATTCACAGAATTAATCTAATGAATAGTCTTTCAGGCTATAAATCTGCTAATTTATTGGGTACGGTATCTGAAGATGGACAAGAAAATGTTGCTGTATTTAGTTCAATTGTTCATTTAGGATCTAATCCACCAGTATTAGGATTCATTCTTAGACCTACAACAGTTCCAAGAAATACCTATGAAAACATTAAAAACACAGGATTTTATACTGTCAATCATATTTGTAAGGAAATAACAGCACAAGCTCATCATACTTCGGCTAAGTACGACAAAAGTATTTCTGAGTTTGATATGACCAATTTAACCCCTGAATATAAAAATGATTTTTATGCACCTTTTGTAAAGGAATGTCCTGTTCAAATAGGAATGAAATATTTAGAAGAATACTATATCAAAGCCAATGATACCATTATGGTAGTTGGTGAAATTCAGTTTTTTTATGTGAATGATGACATGTATTCTGAACAAGACGGTTTTCTAGATTTAGCCAAAGGTAATGTTGCAACAATAAACGGTTTAGACGCTTATGCAGTACCAGAGTCAAATACAAGATATGAATATCAAAGACCTAAAAAAGTAACAGATAAAGTATGA
- a CDS encoding ABC1 kinase family protein, with amino-acid sequence MKTIDNIPTSKIQRASKLVQTGAKVGVNYIKYYGNKIVNGEEEAKEQLNKDNAEDIYNGLKQLKGSALKVAQMLSMEKGILPQAYVEQFSLSQFSVPPLSAPLVKKTFKKYFGKNPDELFDKFDLEAVSGASIGQVHLAKKDDKRYAVKIQYPGVAESISSDLSLVKPIAIKMFNIRGKDSDKYFKEVENKLIEETNYILEVSQSQDIVDSCKHIANLKFPNYYKEYSSDRIITMDWMEGIHLSEFTAKNSDSAVATKLGQALWDFYMFQMHKLRKVHADPHPGNFLVSKDNDLIVLDFGCMKEVPEEFYIPYFELAKKENISNPEFFEKKLYELEILREDDSQEEIIFFKDMFHEMLSLFTQPFHQEVFDFSDADFFGKITELGTKYAKSTELRNMNGNRGSKHFIYINRTFFGLYNLMHDLKATNIKINNFTQY; translated from the coding sequence ATGAAAACGATAGATAATATACCAACTTCAAAAATACAGAGAGCATCTAAATTAGTTCAAACTGGAGCTAAAGTTGGTGTGAACTACATTAAATATTACGGAAACAAAATTGTTAACGGAGAAGAAGAGGCAAAAGAACAATTAAATAAAGATAATGCTGAAGATATTTATAATGGCTTAAAGCAGCTAAAAGGAAGTGCTTTAAAAGTAGCTCAAATGTTAAGTATGGAAAAAGGAATACTTCCTCAAGCATATGTTGAGCAGTTTTCATTATCGCAATTCTCAGTTCCACCATTATCTGCACCATTAGTTAAAAAAACATTTAAAAAATATTTTGGTAAAAATCCTGATGAATTATTTGACAAGTTCGACTTAGAAGCTGTTAGTGGGGCAAGTATTGGTCAAGTTCATTTAGCAAAAAAGGACGATAAAAGATACGCTGTTAAAATTCAATACCCTGGAGTAGCAGAAAGTATCTCGTCTGATTTATCTTTAGTTAAGCCAATTGCTATCAAGATGTTTAATATCAGAGGAAAGGATAGTGATAAATACTTTAAAGAAGTTGAAAATAAACTGATTGAAGAAACAAATTATATTTTAGAAGTCTCTCAAAGCCAAGATATAGTTGATTCATGTAAGCATATCGCAAACCTTAAATTTCCTAATTATTATAAAGAATATTCTTCTGATCGCATCATTACAATGGATTGGATGGAAGGAATTCATCTTTCGGAGTTTACAGCTAAAAACTCCGATTCAGCAGTAGCTACAAAATTAGGTCAAGCTCTATGGGACTTTTATATGTTCCAAATGCATAAGCTGCGTAAGGTTCACGCCGATCCACATCCAGGTAACTTTTTAGTTTCAAAGGATAACGACCTTATTGTTTTAGATTTTGGTTGTATGAAAGAAGTTCCTGAAGAATTTTACATTCCATATTTCGAGTTGGCTAAAAAAGAAAACATTTCTAATCCTGAGTTTTTTGAAAAGAAATTATATGAATTGGAAATACTTAGAGAAGATGATTCTCAAGAAGAAATTATTTTCTTCAAAGACATGTTTCATGAAATGTTAAGTCTTTTTACACAGCCATTTCACCAAGAAGTATTCGATTTTTCAGATGCGGATTTCTTTGGGAAAATTACTGAATTAGGAACAAAATATGCCAAGAGTACTGAATTAAGGAATATGAATGGTAATAGAGGTTCAAAACATTTTATTTATATCAACAGAACATTCTTTGGCTTATATAATCTTATGCATGATTTAAAGGCAACGAATATTAAAATCAACAATTTCACACAGTATTAA
- a CDS encoding TetR family transcriptional regulator C-terminal domain-containing protein, giving the protein MAKKKNITQNDILSMYMDYVLTHNEEPKSVYLFSKENNFDEQLFYANFSSFEVIQSSIFEAFHSNTLALLEKSEDYANYDAKSKLLSYYYTLFENFTANRSYVVYALQHQKNMLKKVKSLNKFKEHFKNFIHSLDIPKLDFKQERIEKIQDKAISESAWLQLILTLKFWLEDTSPGFDKTDIFIEKSVNTSFDILDIAPVKSVIDLGKFLYKEAVGK; this is encoded by the coding sequence ATGGCTAAAAAAAAGAACATCACACAAAACGATATTTTAAGTATGTATATGGATTATGTCTTAACACATAATGAAGAGCCAAAATCAGTATACCTATTCAGTAAGGAGAATAACTTTGATGAGCAATTGTTTTATGCAAACTTTTCTTCGTTTGAAGTAATCCAATCATCAATTTTCGAAGCATTTCACAGCAACACGTTAGCTCTACTTGAGAAAAGCGAAGACTATGCTAATTATGATGCAAAAAGCAAGTTGTTAAGCTATTACTACACACTATTTGAAAACTTTACTGCAAATAGGAGTTATGTAGTTTATGCTTTACAACATCAAAAGAATATGTTGAAAAAAGTCAAATCGCTAAATAAATTTAAAGAGCATTTCAAAAACTTTATTCACAGCTTAGATATCCCTAAACTTGATTTTAAGCAAGAGCGCATAGAAAAAATTCAAGATAAGGCAATTAGTGAAAGTGCTTGGTTACAATTGATTTTGACATTAAAGTTTTGGTTAGAAGATACATCACCAGGATTTGACAAAACAGATATTTTCATTGAAAAATCAGTAAATACAAGTTTTGATATTTTAGATATAGCACCTGTCAAGAGTGTTATTGATTTAGGTAAATTTTTATACAAGGAAGCTGTAGGCAAATGA
- a CDS encoding TetR/AcrR family transcriptional regulator: MDELLSNIKIEVPEGVYIKNPESSELGKKIVQNSIVIIDEIGFENFTFKKLGKLIGSNESSIYRYFESKHMLLIYLSSWYWRWIEYQLVIETFSIKDTKEKLIQAIEVVTRTTKEDKNFSHINEILLNKIIINENSKSYLTKSVDSENKQGYFLPYKRVVRRLASIISDHNSDYEFPLTLASSITEGALHQQFLKLHFTTITNCNNDVTPTKFYTDLILKTLSNE, translated from the coding sequence ATGGATGAGTTACTTTCAAATATAAAGATCGAAGTACCTGAAGGAGTTTATATTAAGAACCCTGAATCCTCGGAATTAGGAAAGAAAATAGTACAGAATAGTATTGTGATAATAGACGAAATAGGCTTTGAAAACTTTACATTTAAAAAATTGGGAAAGCTTATTGGATCTAATGAAAGTTCTATTTATAGATATTTTGAAAGCAAACATATGCTTTTGATTTACCTAAGTTCTTGGTATTGGAGATGGATCGAGTATCAACTAGTAATAGAAACATTCAGTATTAAAGACACAAAAGAGAAATTAATTCAAGCTATTGAAGTAGTAACGAGAACGACTAAAGAAGATAAGAATTTCTCACATATTAACGAAATACTATTAAATAAGATTATTATTAATGAAAATTCGAAATCTTATTTAACCAAAAGTGTTGATTCTGAAAATAAACAGGGATATTTTCTTCCCTATAAAAGAGTTGTGCGAAGGTTAGCAAGCATTATATCTGATCATAATAGTGATTATGAATTTCCATTGACTTTAGCTAGTTCAATTACAGAAGGAGCACTACATCAACAATTTTTAAAACTACATTTTACTACAATTACCAACTGTAACAATGATGTTACACCAACTAAATTTTACACAGATTTAATTCTAAAAACTTTATCTAATGAATAA
- a CDS encoding peptidase domain-containing ABC transporter, whose product MNNSLLTPWKRFLGLLKLERKDIFQISYYAIFEGLVSLSLPLGIQAIINLIQGAQVSASWIVLVVLVTAGVIFSGVLKLMQLRIIETIQQRIFTRASFELSYRFPKIKMKELRNYYLPELANRFFDTLTIQKGLSKILIDVPSAFLQIVFALLLLSFYHPFFILFGILLVVLIYGVFKLTSQRGIETSLDESKNKYKVAHWLQEVARSVVSFKLSGKTSLALDKNDNLVHKYLESRESHFKILVIQFIQMISFKVLVTAGLLLIGGFLVLNQKMNIGQFVAAEIIVLLVINSVEKLILGLESFYDVLTSIEKLGQVVDKPIESQSGEIIEGHCTIQLQDVSYEVSNRISPILSNINLEINKQDRVLVQGESGSGKSSLLQLIAGVNEPTSGYLYVNNLSITSLHINAYRSSLGLSLSEETPFEGTFRENITFGNTEITDQEIYDVLEIVGLTDFLKIQPKGLNTIIKPEGKQMAYTIAKKIILARAIVKKPELLILEDPLDQFQQKETQAIIDYLTSSERPWSLIVVSSNDNWKSRCNKHIVLEKGQIKS is encoded by the coding sequence ATGAATAATAGTTTATTAACACCTTGGAAGCGATTTTTAGGGTTATTAAAATTAGAGCGTAAAGATATTTTTCAAATTTCTTATTACGCCATCTTCGAAGGATTGGTGTCGTTATCATTACCTTTAGGAATTCAAGCAATTATCAACTTAATTCAAGGAGCACAGGTTTCTGCTTCATGGATTGTTTTGGTGGTATTAGTAACGGCCGGTGTAATATTCTCAGGAGTTTTAAAATTAATGCAATTAAGAATTATTGAAACCATTCAACAGCGAATCTTCACGAGAGCATCTTTTGAATTGAGTTATCGTTTTCCTAAGATTAAAATGAAGGAATTACGTAATTATTATTTACCTGAATTAGCGAATAGATTCTTTGATACACTTACAATACAGAAAGGATTATCTAAAATATTAATTGATGTACCTTCTGCTTTCTTACAAATCGTCTTTGCACTTTTACTTTTATCGTTTTATCATCCGTTTTTCATTCTTTTTGGAATACTATTGGTAGTATTAATATATGGTGTATTCAAATTAACATCACAACGAGGAATTGAAACGAGTTTAGATGAATCAAAAAACAAATATAAAGTAGCACACTGGTTACAAGAAGTAGCTAGATCTGTTGTTAGTTTCAAGCTTTCAGGAAAAACAAGTTTAGCTTTAGATAAAAACGACAACCTAGTTCATAAATATTTAGAATCAAGAGAAAGTCACTTTAAGATTTTAGTGATTCAATTTATTCAAATGATCAGTTTTAAAGTTCTAGTAACAGCCGGATTATTATTAATTGGTGGTTTCTTGGTACTGAATCAAAAAATGAATATTGGACAATTCGTGGCGGCAGAAATTATTGTTTTATTAGTAATCAATTCCGTTGAAAAACTAATTCTAGGTTTAGAATCTTTTTACGACGTATTGACGTCAATTGAAAAATTAGGTCAAGTTGTAGATAAGCCAATAGAATCGCAATCAGGTGAAATAATTGAAGGACATTGTACAATTCAATTACAAGATGTATCCTATGAAGTTTCAAATAGAATCTCTCCTATTCTATCGAACATTAATTTGGAAATCAACAAACAAGATAGAGTTTTGGTACAAGGAGAAAGTGGTTCTGGTAAATCTAGTTTATTACAATTAATCGCAGGAGTTAATGAACCTACTTCAGGATATTTATATGTAAATAATTTATCTATTACAAGTTTACATATTAATGCTTATCGATCTAGTTTAGGATTGTCTTTATCAGAAGAAACACCTTTTGAAGGAACGTTTAGAGAAAATATAACCTTTGGGAACACTGAAATTACAGATCAAGAGATTTATGATGTTTTAGAAATTGTTGGATTAACAGACTTCTTAAAAATTCAACCGAAAGGATTAAATACAATTATTAAACCTGAAGGAAAGCAAATGGCATATACCATTGCTAAGAAAATAATTTTAGCGAGAGCTATTGTAAAGAAACCGGAGTTATTAATTCTTGAAGACCCACTAGATCAATTTCAACAAAAAGAAACACAGGCTATTATTGATTACTTAACAAGTTCAGAAAGACCTTGGAGTCTAATTGTTGTAAGTAGTAATGACAACTGGAAATCTAGATGTAACAAACATATTGTATTAGAAAAAGGTCAAATTAAATCGTAA
- a CDS encoding HlyD family secretion protein: MLNISNNSISKNIDLTKFKSGEDIFTKEYHKRFRQFLMGFSIMILVILFLPWTQNISSKGNVTTLQPNQRPQTLQSQIPGRIEEWFVREGDFVKKGDTILRISEIKSDYFDNRLTERTQEQLDVKSQSVDAYNNKVQALERQINALEREKRLKLQQANNKLLQANLQVRSDSIDLKAVETKNTIAKTQFDRVINLQKEGLKAVKDVEEKRAKFQEAAAKLISQQNKYLSSQNKVINARLDISTINASYDDKIAKANSNLFTAKSAALDTRAQVSKLETNVANYSRRNSLLYITAPQDGFINKAIKSGIGETFKEGEELVGIMPANYELAVEMYVRPIDLPLIHINEDVRVQFDGWPAIVFSGWPNVSYGTYGAKVVAIENFISENGMYRVLLAPNKDDHPWPTAIRVGSGAKTIALLDNVPIWFEMWRQINSFPPNFYQPERKIDNSSKKKK, encoded by the coding sequence ATGCTTAATATTTCAAATAATTCGATTTCAAAAAATATTGATTTGACTAAGTTCAAATCTGGTGAAGATATATTTACTAAAGAATATCACAAAAGATTTAGACAATTCTTAATGGGGTTTTCTATAATGATTTTGGTTATTTTATTCTTGCCTTGGACACAGAACATTTCAAGTAAAGGAAACGTAACAACATTACAACCTAATCAAAGACCACAAACTTTACAATCACAAATTCCAGGTAGAATTGAAGAATGGTTTGTACGTGAGGGAGATTTTGTAAAAAAAGGAGATACAATTCTTAGAATTTCTGAGATCAAAAGTGATTATTTTGATAACAGATTAACTGAAAGAACTCAAGAGCAGCTTGATGTAAAAAGTCAATCTGTAGATGCTTATAACAATAAAGTACAAGCTTTAGAACGTCAAATTAATGCATTAGAGCGAGAGAAAAGGTTAAAACTTCAGCAAGCAAATAATAAGTTGTTGCAAGCAAACCTACAGGTACGAAGTGATAGCATCGATTTAAAAGCTGTAGAAACTAAAAATACCATTGCTAAAACTCAATTTGATCGTGTTATAAATCTTCAAAAAGAAGGATTAAAAGCAGTAAAAGACGTTGAAGAAAAGCGAGCGAAATTTCAAGAAGCGGCTGCTAAATTAATCTCACAGCAAAACAAATATTTATCGTCACAGAACAAAGTAATTAATGCAAGATTGGATATTTCGACCATTAATGCTAGTTATGATGACAAAATTGCGAAAGCAAATAGTAACCTTTTTACCGCGAAATCTGCTGCTTTAGATACAAGAGCTCAAGTTTCTAAATTGGAAACTAATGTTGCTAACTACAGTAGAAGAAATAGTTTACTATATATAACTGCACCACAAGACGGATTTATCAACAAAGCTATTAAATCAGGTATTGGTGAAACATTTAAAGAAGGAGAAGAATTGGTTGGAATAATGCCAGCTAATTATGAGTTAGCGGTAGAAATGTATGTAAGACCAATTGATTTACCGTTAATTCATATAAATGAAGATGTGCGTGTACAATTTGATGGTTGGCCTGCTATTGTATTTAGTGGATGGCCAAATGTATCTTATGGTACTTATGGGGCTAAAGTTGTAGCAATTGAAAACTTTATTAGTGAAAATGGAATGTATAGAGTATTGTTAGCACCGAATAAAGATGATCATCCTTGGCCTACAGCAATTCGAGTTGGTTCTGGAGCTAAAACAATTGCCTTATTAGATAATGTTCCGATTTGGTTTGAAATGTGGAGACAGATTAACAGCTTCCCTCCTAACTTTTACCAACCAGAAAGAAAAATTGATAATTCTTCTAAAAAGAAAAAGTAA
- a CDS encoding TolC family protein: MKKFLSYFLIFSVYLGFSQTEIDSTLTLSEYIGYVKKFHPILKQAQLKTTEGEIKLMKARGAFDPKIEVDYDKKKFKNTNYFDKLNTTFKIPTWYGLEFKGNYEKNSGAFLNPEFTVPDEGLYSAGVSASLARGLLTNERMATLKKAKIYRSQARADQQILVNEILYKAILTYFDWLKEYQKRNTYRNFLKNASDRFSNVKRSFEEGDKPAVDTLEASINLKNRILDLEKAKLKYVKSKLKLANFLWLEDNLPLELEEQIIPDMNTLASIDNTLDTSTLNNNQAIVNNHAKIRSLEYKKENLIIDKRLRLNNLLPKVDVEYNFLTSKFGDLSNLDTDNYKAGLNVSIPLFLRKERSDLKLARLKLQDIDFVISSNKANLSNKIDAVQNEINSYLEQNRILNDLVEDYQVLVKAEEKMFLLGEGSLFRINYREVKLIETQLKAIDNFNKYFGAKASLYQLINNQLIN; this comes from the coding sequence ATGAAGAAATTTCTAAGTTATTTTTTAATATTCAGTGTTTATTTAGGTTTTTCGCAAACTGAGATAGATTCAACACTTACACTAAGTGAGTATATTGGATATGTAAAAAAGTTTCATCCTATTCTAAAACAGGCGCAACTGAAAACTACAGAAGGAGAAATAAAGTTGATGAAAGCTCGTGGAGCTTTTGATCCTAAGATTGAAGTTGATTACGACAAAAAGAAGTTTAAGAATACTAATTATTTTGATAAGCTTAATACTACGTTTAAAATACCAACTTGGTATGGATTAGAGTTTAAAGGGAATTATGAGAAGAATTCTGGAGCATTTCTAAATCCCGAATTTACAGTTCCAGATGAAGGTTTGTATAGTGCTGGTGTTTCTGCTTCTTTAGCTAGAGGATTATTAACCAACGAAAGAATGGCCACGCTTAAAAAAGCAAAAATTTACAGATCACAAGCTAGAGCAGATCAGCAAATTTTAGTCAATGAAATTTTATATAAGGCGATACTCACCTATTTCGATTGGTTGAAAGAATATCAAAAGCGTAACACATATAGAAACTTTTTAAAGAATGCTAGCGATCGTTTTTCTAATGTTAAGCGAAGTTTTGAAGAAGGTGATAAACCTGCTGTTGACACCTTAGAAGCTTCTATTAATTTAAAAAATAGAATTTTAGATTTAGAAAAGGCTAAGCTAAAGTATGTTAAATCAAAATTGAAATTGGCCAACTTTTTATGGTTGGAAGATAATTTACCTCTAGAATTAGAAGAACAAATTATTCCGGATATGAATACACTTGCCTCTATTGATAATACGCTTGATACAAGCACATTAAATAATAATCAGGCAATTGTGAATAACCACGCTAAAATTCGATCATTAGAATACAAAAAGGAAAATTTAATAATAGATAAAAGATTAAGATTGAATAATCTTTTACCAAAAGTAGATGTAGAGTATAATTTCCTGACGTCTAAATTTGGAGATCTTTCTAATCTGGATACCGATAATTATAAGGCTGGATTAAATGTGAGTATTCCATTATTTCTTAGGAAAGAACGTTCAGATTTAAAACTTGCAAGATTGAAGTTACAAGATATTGACTTTGTTATTTCTTCTAATAAAGCCAATTTATCAAATAAAATTGATGCTGTTCAAAATGAAATAAATTCTTACCTAGAACAAAATAGAATTCTAAATGATTTGGTAGAGGACTATCAAGTATTGGTAAAAGCTGAAGAAAAAATGTTTTTACTTGGAGAAGGATCTTTATTCAGAATAAATTACAGAGAAGTAAAGTTGATTGAAACTCAATTAAAAGCAATTGATAATTTTAATAAATATTTTGGAGCAAAAGCTTCATTATATCAGTTGATTAATAATCAATTGATAAATTAA